Genomic segment of Colletotrichum destructivum chromosome 5, complete sequence:
CGGGGAACCACAACCTCCACAAGCGGCGATAGGGCTTTCTCCGCTCTTTCGTCGTTTATGCATTCGTTGCGGAATAGCCGGTCGAACACGAAGATGGAAGAACATGGGGGGTCGGGGAGTCAGTCGCCTAGAAGGCGCTGAGCAAGACGCGAAACGATGATCGGTGTTTTCCCGAGGAAAGATATCAATAGTCCCGTTGGAAAGGGTGGGATGACATGACGTGCCAAGCCACGAACAACACGGACTGCAGCCGTGGAAGCTGTCAGGAACTCCGCCCGCCGTCGGAACTTTTGGGACCAACTTGGCGGTGTCCACCGAAGAAAGACGCTGCACAGATACGTATCACGGGGTAGGTAGGGCGTCTAGCTCGGATGGAGCAAATGACAAGGCCAACCAAGCTTGCTGCAAGCTTTTCGGGCCTGGTCAGTGTGGTCGCCAATATTACcagggggtgggagggacCGTTGCCACTGATCGTCGCTTTGGAAAAGTCAGAGAGACACTCTTGGGGCTGAAGATGGGGAGAGAGACCAAGGGCTTCGGTGCCGACTGACCGATGCCAAACCTCGCCGCTCTGCCTGCTCGGGCGAGAAAAGTCTGGAGAGACGGACAAGGCGACTCCATTCCATTACCACATTGGATCGCTCCGGGTGGAAATCAGTGCTGCatgggggcggcggaggctCACACACGATGCAAGGTACCGCATAACCAAGCTAACGAGGCGAGTTACTTAATTTAGCCTGCCATTCATAGTCCCAACAACGCTGGCCCTGGTTGCTCCATCCTCGTGTGTGTTGTTGTCACGGATGGCAACGGTCGCGCAATTGGCCGGTCCCCGATTGGATATGGGCAAAGTTTGCGTGCTGGAGTTGTTCTGCTGAAGGAGTCTCGAAAGTCTCTCCAGGCCTGTACGAACACCTAGCCTGATGTACAGACAACTGATCCATCACAACCAAACGTGGAGCTTCTCCTAGTGGCGTTAAGTATGTGTATATCCTCGGCAATACCGACTGATTGTTGATCTTTTTTTACGAGATTCCAGACtccttggggggggggggggggggggggttcttcgCTTCCTTCGCGCACgcccgaggaagaagcagggAGTCGCCTACGTCACGGCTGGCAGGAAAAGAGTCTAGGAGGACGGTTCGAAAGCATCATGCTGAACAGCAATCTAAAATTCTCTGAAATACGGTTTGACATACGAGATGGGGCGGTGGGGTGGCACCAGGGGCGgttgaagggggggaggggtggacGAGGATTATCGGCCTGACTCGTGAGGAGTATCGACAGGGATTCTTGGTGAAATGGTCTGTTTATAAAGATGGAGGGCGAGGCTCAATTTCCCGTTTGCTGTTTGTTCAACTCCTTTCAGAATTCATCAGCTTTTGGACGTTCGTTCTAGTCACTCGCTCAGACACCGTACTTATCTTAATACCAACAAAAACTAACAAatcaacaacaaaaaaaTCACCAACACTTaatcctttttttttccaaaACCAACCAAATCGTCAACATGTTCTCCAAGACCACCGTCGCTATCACCAGCCTTCTGGCTCTCgcccaggccatcaaggtcaccaagcccgccaagggcgacgagTGGGATGCCTCCTCGAGCAACGAGATCACCTGGGACACCGTCAACACCGACCCCAAGCAGTtcgagatcgtcgtcgtcaaccaGTCCGGCTTCCCCGAGGTCTCCACGACCATCGCCAAGGTCAActccgccgacggcaagtACGAGCTGAAGGAcaccgacctcgccgccggcgaccgCTACCGCATCAACTTCCTGTCCACCGACCCCCAGAACTCTGGCATTCTGGCCCAGTCTGAGCAATTCAGCCTCACCGACGGTAAGTGAAAACCCCCTGCGTAGTGTAGTAGCCCTACGCGTTCATCTGAATGAGAACGCAAAATGCTAATTGCCCGACGTGCTCACAGACTCCGACGAcacctcttcttccgcctctgcttccgccaccgcctcggcctcggccagcgccagcgcctcTGGCTCTGCCTCCGCCTCTGCCACCggttcgtcttcctcggcctcgggctccgCGGCCACTGCCACCGTCACCCAGACCTCTTCCGGCCTGACCACCGTGACCGGCTCTGCCTCCGCCACGGCCTCGGGCACCGCCGCTTCTAACGCCTCTGGCTCAGGTACCGCTTCCGGCACCGCCACTGGCTCCGCTGCCTCCGGTACTTCCACCTCTGCCCCCAGCAGCGCCTCCGCCCTCAAGTCCACCTTCGCCATCTtcggctccgtcgccgtcgccgcctaCATGCTCTTCTAAGCGCATGTTGCGGCAGCCGCACATCACAAATAAACACGATCTTGCTTTCCTAGAGTTGTTTTGACCGAAATGATACCAACCGACTACGAGAATGGCGGGGGACGACGGACGTAGCGACAACTAGCGAAGCGCATTGGGGGAGGCACCGGAAACAACTGGGAGGATTATACCACATAAAAAAAACGGATGGGAATTATGTCTGGCGTCGCTCGCGCACGATTCGGAAAGACACGTTTATTATAGACTAATGTTGAAGCGTTGCTACTGGACTCCCTCCATCTACAGGGCGCCTCGGAATACGCATCATCGTGTGTGAGTGTATGTGAGTGGCCCGACgggacgacaacaacaacagaaaCACTGGGCGAAAGAGCTGGATGTGGGCTGCGGTGTCCACCCTTCGGGTTGATGCTGGGATTCCACCCCGAGTTTCTGTGCTTTTCCGGCCACAACCTGGAGTGCCCGGAGATGAGCGGACCCATGCCGCCGGTCCCGCGTCCTCTCGAAAGCGCCCAAAAAGTCTGGGAAATCTCCACTATCCAAGTGAGCTCGTAATTATGGATACGAGATGGGCGCACCCAATTCGAGGCTCTCATGCGGCACAACCCTGTCGTTTCCCCTGATCGTCCGCCTTAACGTGCAGTTTTGGCGTCTGTCGGTGGCCCAATTGGGGTTTGACGACCGGGTTCATGCTGGCATGGGTGGCACTTGGTATTTACCATCACTGCCTGCGCCTGGAGATTGGACGGAATGGTGTTGCCGTCATCTGCAGGAAGCACACGGGGTTGCAGATCGTGATAATGCGAAGAAGAGAACGCGGGCTGCTTGACACCTACTGGGCTGAAGCgggtgatgatggatggcGCGATTGATATTAGAATGGTGATATTGTTGCTGTGGTGGAGATGAGTCAGCGGCCTATCCACGGATCTACAGCAGGCCGTTTGCAACGTGCCAATGTGGAATCTTTGCTTAGGTAGCTTGGATATAGTGCGCCGGCCGCTTTATCCGTCTAAGCCACCGAAGACTTCCCAGCCGGTCTGTAACAGTGCTGGTACTGAACGGCGTTCCTTGTGAGCTGATTGAACATAGACAACAGAGTGCCTAGGCATCTAAGCAATCTTAAAATACAACTACTACTACAACCACCACATTCCGCAAACTAGTAATCCCAAGTCTACAGACTCTCTTCAACGCGTCCGTCCCTCTTGAACTGGCAACTGTTCACACCCAAGTGTCTCTGAAATGCCTAGACTCCGTTTTCTTTTCATTTTCCCTATTTTACTCCTGTCTTCATCTCTccggtctctctctctttcttaTTCTGctccttttctttttattTATCTATAGCTGTCTTCCAACCAACCAATCCACTTATTACACTCAGAGCGGGCGGGGTCAGTGCTAGGTCATGTATGCGGGTGGTATTTGTGTCTTCAAGAGTGACAAAACCAACGTGACCAAAGCGATGGAGGCACAAAGGAGTTTATGTCCAGATTTGCTAAATCGCTTTTACTTAACCATCACTCAGTGCATTCCCCATCTCCTAATTTTCCGAGACCCCGCCCCCAGCAACATGTTTAATGACCTGGCCAGATTCCGAAATCTGGTTCGACGGAAAGAAAGCCAAATCTTTCAGACCGAGGCGGCAGCATCTCTCTCTATTGCCGAAGTCTATAGATCAACGGCGCATCTCGGTGCTTTTAATATGAGAACCGGAAGGCACCAGGCTTAAGCCGACCTCTAAGCCATCTAGTGCTTTACCAACtcagacacacacacagacaccCCTCAGCCAGGACCAGGTGACAAAAAGGCCAGACTAGCACTACCGGCTTTTCGGCGCCGTCTGTGTATGCTAGTTGGGTGCTAGAGTGTGTGTTGGTCAACCAAAGGCATATGCCGTCGGATAATCAATCAAGTGACTGGATTCCAGTGGAAAGCTGAGACAACCCTCTCTGTGGGTTAGTGATAGCGGCAGCAGACATCCTTCCACCTTAGTCTCTGCGATTGCAGATTTCAAGGCATCTTAGAGCCAGATGGCCATCGGCGGTGCGGCTCGGCGTCAGCAACACTACACCATCCTTATAAATAATAACTCTAACAACGAGCGATTCTCATCAGGTGGATGCAATGGTGTTCAATCTAGGTATCGAGGAAACGCAATAATTTTTGAGACCTTCCTCATACTTATATAACAGTTTCTATCTCGCCGACGTGCAGTAAAACACGACAAACTTTTCTCTATTGGAGCTGCATCGGATTCTGCTACGAAGTCAAGCTTTCCTTAAAACCCCCCTTTCACTCATACCAACCATGTCAGTGGATGTGAAAGCACTCAAAGCTGCCCAAGCCAAGGGCCTCACTGTCGGGGTGATTCCCAAGGGCGGCGAAAAGCCCCTGCGGCTGGAAATCGACGACTTCCTCCAGGACGTCGAGCTCGCAAACCTCTACTTTCTTGCCCTCGAGGCTTTCATGAACAAAAAGGTCTCGCAAGATCCCTTTTCGTACTACGAAATCTGCGGCATCCACGGCCAACCGTGGCGTGCGTGGGACGGCGTCACGACCGCAGACTTCGGTTCGTCCCCGGGCAGCGTCGACCCGCGAAGCGGCTACTGCTCGCACGGTTCTGTGGTCTTTCCGACATGGCACCGGGTGTATGTCGCCCAATTCGAGGCGAGTCTTTCTTTCTGACACCCCTCGTCTGCGTCTGTGAGGTTCGCACTAACATCACCTGTAGCAAGCATTGTATCTGCATGCGGCCGATATTGCCTCGAAGCTCAAGGCGCAGGCTGCCCTAGATCGGTTCAGGATCCCTTACTTTGACCCCTTTCTTCCCCGC
This window contains:
- a CDS encoding uncharacterized protein (Putative yeast cell wall synthesis Kre9/Knh1-like protein), translating into MFSKTTVAITSLLALAQAIKVTKPAKGDEWDASSSNEITWDTVNTDPKQFEIVVVNQSGFPEVSTTIAKVNSADGKYELKDTDLAAGDRYRINFLSTDPQNSGILAQSEQFSLTDDSDDTSSSASASATASASASASASGSASASATGSSSSASGSAATATVTQTSSGLTTVTGSASATASGTAASNASGSGTASGTATGSAASGTSTSAPSSASALKSTFAIFGSVAVAAYMLF